A region from the Sandaracinus amylolyticus genome encodes:
- the nusB gene encoding transcription antitermination factor NusB, with protein sequence MSSTARTGSRRKGREAALQMLYQMEASGVRAEQAIHLFWANLGSSREGEDFANRIVRGCETEGDKIDEIIRKVSQHWRLERMTRVDRNILRLATYELIAMEDIPRRVTLNEAVELAKRYGSDGSAGFVNGVLDRIASDLGKD encoded by the coding sequence ATGAGCTCCACCGCGCGCACCGGCTCGAGGCGCAAGGGCCGCGAAGCGGCGCTCCAGATGCTCTATCAGATGGAGGCATCGGGAGTGCGCGCGGAGCAGGCCATCCACCTGTTCTGGGCCAACCTCGGCTCGTCGCGCGAGGGCGAGGACTTCGCGAACCGGATCGTCCGCGGCTGCGAGACCGAGGGCGACAAGATCGACGAGATCATCCGCAAGGTGAGCCAGCACTGGCGGCTCGAGCGCATGACGCGCGTCGATCGGAACATCCTGCGCCTCGCCACGTACGAGCTGATCGCGATGGAGGACATCCCGCGACGCGTGACGCTCAACGAGGCGGTCGAGCTCGCGAAGCGCTACGGCAGCGACGGCAGCGCGGGGTTCGTGAACGGCGTCCTCGATCGCATCGCGAGCGATCTCGGCAAGGACTGA